Proteins from a genomic interval of Trichoderma breve strain T069 chromosome 2, whole genome shotgun sequence:
- a CDS encoding sin3 family co-repressor domain-containing protein, whose translation MNSQNLHGHGGGAPYDREREMDERHRAIQQHEEMARRDQERERERERERESDRYPPAPHQSSAGSIPIHQPVASRISGAIHSPGGLLANHNGNAPPISLGAPSGPLGTFGGPLQSEHGRPIQHGGPGGANGQHQMFASISHTQPPPNNSQAAPGGGIFGGPLQPQHQQDGGRGGQQNATMVGVAPGGHQMPGGITQGQQPILNDALTYLDQVKVQFHDQPDVYNRFLDIMKDFKSQAIDTPGVINRVSELFAGHPNLIQGFNTFLPPGYRIECGAGNDPNTIRVTTPMGTTVQSIAGRGPQPDGHGLAVGGQPLFPERGSQWQQRPQHSIESPEAAFSTPVQNGANLFVQAATQGAFDGPGGHQQRNPPQMPGSAVNGGAANPANMERRGPVEFNHAISYVNKIKNRFQDKPEIYKQFLEILQTYQREQKPIQDVYAQVTTLFNSAPDLLEDFKQFLPESAGQARAPPGRPDDGAVAGSSHTPQPGMRDGQKMPPLGSFPPPVSAGKDNKKRPRTDKQTPTPGALLTEAPVATRIPPQNINGSKRPKLSHARGSGDGISIEPTLTPVMPEPYPPRSPATSNQEEIAFFERVKKFLSNRQNIIDKNTLYHKGALFIGASPDLMAFWKAFVGVDSQDVVIDNRPAPPLEKVSLSNCRGYGPSYRLLPKRERLKPCSGRDELCNSVLNDEWASHPTWASEDSGFVAHRKNQFEEGLHRIEEERHDYDFNIEANLKCIQLLEPIAQQMLAMSPAEREAFHMPSALAGQSTSIFKRICKKIYGERGIDVVNDMYTNPFDVIPVLLARMKQKDEEWRFSQREWEKVWHAQTHNMHLKSLDHMGILVKSTDKRNLTAKHLVDVIKTKHEEQRRERILKGKAPRHQFVWDFKDKEVVLDLLRLMMLYSMHNGQHSGQEKERILDFFETFVPAFFDLPEDVVQERVPKMQPESGEEEIEDQTPAELTNGRSRRNGKKGDLLRGVLDPGRNGSKPRNQKEDSAASGSKETTPEVGSANEEEMADANEDSAVPEVSNERWMPSIPKPVVVGDSDNAFLDADGELKADGFFTRPWYNFFCNQTMFVFFSIFQTLYSRLLDIKDSKEAVAVEIHRLNKPKPARDLGFTENHMTFFEPNEEPAKFWPKTLELIEDYITGEIDENRYQDVMRHYYLKNGWKLYTIQDLLKTLCRLALTCKSLDSKEKTPDLIQQYMANREREETSYQTEISARKFAEKCVKDGDLFVICWFPQKSEATIRWLQRDETTFYMDEMRLRERWQYYISSFIRVEPTEGVPRSKLQKVVLTRNLPSGESDSDEDAIPKPVSYKENLTVSICLKSSKMIWAPGTSEYFIYDQAPKSKEQREQREKFTKTLSNFRELKLLEKMVHNPVWAKDMSPEEVQEQNKNFRKWMDEGISPAVSNEDVDMD comes from the exons ATGAACAGCCAGAATCTccacggccacggcggcggcgcgcCGTACGATCGGGAGCGCGAAATGGATGAACGACATCGCGCCATTCAACAGCACGAAGAGATGGCTCGCCGCGACCAagaacgagagagagagcgcgaacgagaacgagagaGCGACCGTTACCCTCCGGCACCGCACCAGAGCAGCGCGGGCTCAATTCCCATTCACCAGCCGGTGGCATCGCGGATCTCCGGTGCCATCCACAGTCCCGGAGGACTGCTCGCAAATCATAATGGAAACGCGCCTCCCATCTCACTTGGCGCTCCGTCGGGGCCCCTGGGCACCTTTGGCGGACCTCTACAGAGTGAGCATGGGCGACCGATCCAACACGGCGGGCCAGGCGGTGCGAACGGGCAACACCAGATGTTTGCATCGATCTCTCATACACAACCTCCTCCCAATAACTCACAAGCGGCGCCCGGCGGCGGTATATTTGGCGGACCTCTGCAGCCTCAACATCAGCAAGATGGAGGCCGGGGAGGCCAGCAAAATGCCACCATGGTTGGTGTAGCTCCTGGTGGGCACCAGATGCCGGGTGGCATCACACAGGGCCAGCAGCCCATTTTAAAT GATGCCCTTACCTATCTTGACCAAGTCAAAGTGCAGTTTCACGACCAACCCGATGTTTACAATCGTTTTCTGGACATTATGAAAGACTTTAAGAGCCAGGC GATTGATACACCTGGGGTGATTAACCGAGTCTCTGAACTATTTGCCGGGCATCCAAATCTGATCCAAGGATTCAATACCTTCCTTCCTCCTGGATACCGAATAGAATGCGGAGCCGGTAATGATCCCAATACTATTCGAGTTACTACTCCTATGGGGACTACAGTCCAGTCCATCGCTGGGCGAGGGCCTCAGCCTGATGGCCATGGGCTTGCAGTTGGTGGCCAGCCCTTGTTCCCCGAACGTGGAAGCCAATGGCAACAGCGACCCCAGCACAGTATTGAGAGCCCAGAGGCTGCCTTTAGTACCCCAGTTCAAAATGGGGCAAACTTGTTCGTTCAAGCTGCGACCCAAGGTGCGTTTGATGGCCCAGGAGGTCACCAACAACGCAACCCCCCTCAGATGCCAGGAA GCGCAGTCAATGGCGGTGCTGCTAACCCGGCAAACATGGAACGCCGCGGCCCCGTTGAGTTTAATCATGCCATCAGTTATGTCAATAAGATTAAA AACCGCTTTCAGGATAAGCCGGAGATATATAAACAATTCCTTGAGATTCTTCAGACTTACCAGAGAGAGCAAAAGCCGATCCAAGATGTGTATGCCCAAGTGACAACCCTCTTCAACTCGGCACCGGATCTCCTGGAAGACTTCAAGCAGTTTTTGCCGGAGTCTGCTGGCCAAGCTCGGGCACCTCCTGGTCGTCCGGACGACGGCGCCGTTGCTGGATCCAGCCACACGCCTCAACCCGGCATGAGGGATGGGCAGAAGATGCCCCCCTTGGGGAGCTTTCCCCCACCTGTCAGTGCCGGTAAGGACAACAAGAAGCGGCCGCGGACTGATAAGCAAACCCCTACTCCCGGCGCCCTTCTTACCGAAGCCCCCGTTGCAACCCGCATCCCTCCACAAAATATCAACGGCAGCAAGCGGCCGAAACTCAGCCACGCGAGAGGCAGCGGGGATGGCATCTCCATTGAGCCCACCCTTACGCCTGTCATGCCTGAACCTTACCCCCCTCGTTCTCCTGCAACTTCAAACCAGGAAGAGATTGCGTTCTTTGAGCGGGTTAAGAAGTTCCTCAGCAATCG CCAGAATATCATTGATAAGAACACTCTGTATCACAAGGGTGCCCTTTTCATTGGTGCCAGCCCAGATTTGATGGCTTTCTGGAAGGCATTTGTTGGCGTCGACTCCCAGGATGTAGTTATTGACAACAGGCCTGCACCGCCGCTTGAAAAGGTGTCCCTGAGCAACTGCCGCGGGTATGGCCCAAGCTATAGACTCCTGCCAAAGAGG GAGCGCCTTAAGCCTTGCAGCGGCCGTGATGAACTTTGCAATTCTGTCCTGAACGACGAGTGGGCTTCGCACCCAACCTGGGCTAGTGAAGATTCTGGGTTTGTCGCTCACCGTAAAAACCAGTTTGAAGAGGGCCTTCATCGcatcgaagaagagcgccatGATTACGATTTCAACATTGAAGCAAACCTGAAATGTATCCAGCTACTGGAGCCTATTGCTCAGCAGATGCTTGCAATGTCCCCAGCCGAAAGGGAGGCATTTCACATGCCCTCCGCTCTTGCTGGCCAAAGcacttccatcttcaagcgCATATGCAAGAAGATTTATGGAGAGCGTGGTATTGATGTCGTCAATGACATGTATACCAACCCATTCGACGTCATCCCTGTGCTTCTAGCTCGTATGAAGCAAAAGGACGAAGAGTGGCGCTTTTCGCAGCGTGAGTGGGAAAAGGTGTGGCATGCTCAAACGCACAACATGCACCTGAAGAGTCTGGACCACATGGGCATCCTAGTCAAATCAACAGACAAGAGGAACCTGACGGCAAAGCATCTGGTTGATGTAATCAAGACCAAGCATGAAGAGCAACGTCGCGAGCGCATTCTTAAGGGCAAAGCTCCTCGCCACCAGTTTGTTTGGGATTTCAAAGACAAGGAGGTTGTCCTCGACCTCTTGCGCCTGATGATGCTGTATAGCATGCACAATGGGCAGCACAGCGGTCAAGAGAAGGAACGTATCCTCGACTTCTTCGAGACGTTTGTCCCTGCCTTCTTTGATCTCCCCGAAGACGTGGTTCAGGAGAGAGTCCCAAAGATGCAGCCTGAATCtggcgaagaggagattgaagatcAGACTCCGGCTGAGCTAACCAACGGCCGCAGTCGCCGCAACGGAAAGAAGGGTGATCTCCTTAGAGGGGTTCTTGACCCTGGCCGAAACGGCAGCAAACCACGGAACCAGAAAGAGGACAGCGCTGCTTCTGGCAGCAAGGAGACAACCCCTGAGGTCGGATCTgccaatgaagaagagatggctgaTGCTAACGAAGACTCTGCCGTCCCCGAGGTGTCGAACGAGCGATGGATGCCAAGTATCCCTAAGCCAGTTGTGGTCGGAGACAGCGATAATGCGTTCCTGGACGCCGATGGCGAGCTCAAGGCAGACGGCTTCTTCACTCGCCCGTGGTATAACTTTTTCTGCAACCAAACcatgtttgttttcttcagcatcttccaAACGCTGTACTCGCGACTCCTGGATATCAAAGACAGCAAGGAGGCCGTTGCAGTTGAGATTCACCGCCTCAACAAGCCTAAGCCTGCCCGAGATCTTGGATTCACTGAGAACCACATGACATTCTTCGAACCCAATGAAGAGCCTGCCAAGTTTTGGCCCAAGACTCTTGAGCTTATCGAGGATTACATTACTGGCGAGATTGACGAGAACCGGTACCAAGATGTCATGCGACACTATTACTTGAAAAACGGCTGGAAGCTGTACACTATTCAAGATCTGCTCAAGACTCTCTGCCGCCTGGCTCTGACTTGCAAGAGCCTCGACTCGAAAGAGAAGACGCCGGATCTTATCCAGCAGTACATGGCCAACCGAGAACGAGAGGAAACGAGCTACCAGACTGAAATCAGCGCGAGAAAATTCGCTGAGAAATGTGTGAAGGATGGCGATCTGTTTGTTATCTGCTGG TTCCCTCAAAAATCAGAAGCTACGATTCGATGGCTCCAGCGAGATGAGACGACCTTTTATATGGATGAAATGCGTCTGCGTGAGAGGTGGCAATATTACATATCTTCCTTTATTCGAGTCGAGCCTACCGAAGGCGTTCCTCGATCGAAGCTGCAGAAGGTTGTTCTGACTCGTAATCTGCCCTCTGGAGAGTCCGACTCTGATGAGGATGCTATCCCTAAGCCGGTATCTTATAAGGAAAACCTCACTGTCAGCATTTGTCTCAAGAGTTCAAAGATGATTTGGGCACCTGGTACTTCCGAGTATTTTATTTACGACCAAGCGCCAAAGTCCAAGGAGCAGCGCGAGCAGCGCGAAAAATTCACAAAGACGCTCAGCAACTTTCGCGAGCTGAAGCTTCTTGAGAAGATGGTGCACAACCCAGTGTGGGCCAAGGATATGAGCCCCGAGGAAGTCCAAGAGCAGAACAAGAACTTCCGCAAGTGGATGGACGAGGGAATCTCTCCGGCTGTTTCTAATGAGGATGTGGATATGGATTAA
- a CDS encoding something about silencing, SAS, complex subunit 4 domain-containing protein, whose amino-acid sequence MASITRSNRRAEGLHLYDRNVNASPLTRSGPGPNSFHHGAAAGGRTKRALDVAEREFEAIRHKKTRIAVEILAKPQLPLETVNVQPPIPRRAAVASSASRQPVPPVQPTTTKPAAPISAEPEPEPHNASLTKHQAKVINGIKHELDRLQPSQDDTKEQGRKLRSQEATRFKSDLSAYFPDYDEVIGNDPKAEHLLNPETPIIIIDTSLSRAIPDAQRTAFRPHHQNTSGADFPVRGYGDALFTDVFDSQRIDFGFLEAQHKNKNIEDPLPDGLFEPIHKKAERVERSIRNTEKGRAQHEKDQIIRLLEGLQGHDWLRVMGVSGVTETKKKKFEPARMHFIKGCQAILAKFRNWNLEEKRRKLEKEKALAERAEQEEESDNSDEESQQREDSHSRESEEEEEDEDEEDEGEDEAEEDEPSQDDTSETSSPAKQLRREARARSKLAAKNSKKSQPANKPTPPTKPPEPPKEFKSFFTKKYERESALNRQRRAGRKVLAWGHPIPDIIEADFALPEQYRDEETLKARERKKRRDRRERRTSK is encoded by the exons ATGGCCTCCATCACCCGCTCCAACCGGCGAGCTGAGGGCCTTCACCTCTATGACCGTAACGTGAACGCCAGCCCCCTCACGCGCTCGGGGCCTGGGCCAAACTCCTTCCACCACGGCGCTGCGGCGGGCGGTCGCACAAAGCGAGCCCTCGACGTGGCCGAGCGCGAGTTCGAGGCCATCCGGcacaagaagacgagaatcGCCGTCGAGATTCTTGCAAAGCCCCAGCTGCCTCTCGAGACTGTGAATGTACAACCGCCGATACCGCGACGAGCCGCTGTGGCGAGCAGCGCAAGTAGGCAGCCTGTCCCCCCTGTGCAgcccaccaccaccaagccAGCGGCGCCCATATCCGCAGAGCCAGAACCGGAGCCGCACAACGCCAGCCTGACGAAGCACCAGGCCAAAGTAATAAATGGCATAAAGCACGAGCTGGATCGCCTGCAGCCGAGCCAAGACGATACCAAGGAGCAGGGCCGCAAGCTGCGGTCGCAGGAGGCGACCAGGTTCAAAAGCGACCTCTCTGCCTACTTCCCGGACTACGACGAAGTGATAGGGAACGACCCCAAGGCAGAAC ATTTGCTTAACCCGGAGACGCCCATCATCATTATCGATACCAGTCTGTCGCGCGCGATTCCTGATGCTCAACGCACAGCGTTTCGACCCCACCACCAAAACACAAGTGGCGCCGATTTTCCCGTCAGAGGATACGGCGATGCCTTATTCACTGACGTATTCGACTCCCAACGCATCGATTTTGGCTTCCTAGAAGCTCAACATAAGAACAAGAATATTGAAGACCCCTTACCTGATGGCTTGTTTGAGCCAATCCATAAAAAGGCAGAGAGGGTTGAACGGTCGATCCGCAACACTGAGAAAGGTCGTGCACAGCATGAGAAGGACCAAATCATCCGGCTCCTTGAGGGCCTCCAAGGCCACGACTGGCTAAGAGTCATGGGTGTCAGTGGTGTTACCGaaaccaaaaagaagaagtttgaacCGGCCAGGATGCACTTCATCAAGGGGTGTCAGGCTATACTGGCCAAGTTTCGTAATTGGAatctggaggagaagcggcgGAAGcttgagaaagagaaggctCTCGCAGAGAGAGCggaacaagaagaggaatcCGACAATAGCGATGAAGAATCTCAACAAAGGGAGGATAGCCATTCCAGGGAGagtgaggaagaagaagaagatgaagacgaagaggatgaaggcgaagacgaggctgaagaggatgagccTTCGCAAGATGATACTAGCGAGACGTCCTCGCCAGCCAAGCAGCTGCGACGAGAGGCCAGGGCGAGATCCAAACTGGCGGCCAAAAACTCCAAAAAGTCACAGCCAGCTAACAAACCTACACCTCCGACAAAGCCTCCAGAGCCCCCCAAGGAGTTCAAGtccttcttcaccaagaaGTATGAGCGTGAAAGCGCGCTTAACCGGCAGAGACGAGCCGGAAGGAAAGTCCTCGCCTGGGGTCACCCAATTCCTGATATCATTGAAGCCGACTTCGCCTTGCCAGAGCAATATCGGGATGAGGAAACACTAAAGGCTCgtgagaggaagaagcgcaGGGATAGGCGAGAGCGGCGGACTTCGAAATAA
- a CDS encoding iron-sulfur cluster assembly protein domain-containing protein, translating to MAAAALDNANPTILSASQLPTRQKRSAPRNGPDCRYSDLIFAKPSYMSRPFLQDDDIRYQDDTAAAVAWSRFGAGSGASAEDDLSAEPIDEQEIYDLISSITDPEHPVSLGQLSVVNLPDIHITPSPALGVPSPNTIVQVTVELTPTVTHCSLATVLGLGVRVRLEQVLPPNYRVEVICKENSHSQDDQVNKQLSDKERVAAALENDSLRSVLDKMLESCLEN from the exons ATGGCTGCTGCGGCCCTGGATAACGCCAACCCGACGATTCTAAGCGCTTCTCAGCTCCCAACTCGGCAGAAACGGTCGGCTCCGCGCAATGGGCCCGACTGTAGATACTCGGACCTGATTTTTGCGAAGCCGTCGTACATGTCTCGGCCCTTCTTGCAAGACGACGACATCCGGTATCAGGATGACacagcggcggcagtggccTGGTCCCGCTTCGGTGCCGGCTCAGGAGCTTCTGCTGAGGACGATTTATCGGCCGAGCCCATCGACGAGCAAGAGATCTACG ACCTTATTTCGAGCATAACGGATCCGGAACACCCCGTATCATTGGGTCAACTGTCCGTCGTCAACCTCCCTGACATTCACATTACTCCCTCTCCGGCCCTCGGAGTGCCAAGTCCGAACACAATTGTCCAAGTCACGGTTGAGCTTACTCCCACCGTCACCCACTGCTCTCTCGCTACtgtgcttgggcttggcgtAAGGGTCCGGCTGGAGCAAGTGTTGCCTCCGAATTACCGCGTGGAAGTCATCTGCAAGGAAAACAGCCACAGCCAAGATGACCAAGTGAACAAACAGCTTAGCGACAAGGAGCGTGTCGCGGCGGCTCTGGAAAATGACTCTCTGAGGAGCGTCCTAGACAAGATGCTAGAGTCTTGCTTGGAGAATTGA
- a CDS encoding elongation factor tu GTP binding domain-containing protein produces the protein MDDLYDEFGNFIGEEVESEEASEAGEEAGDYTYDDEHEGAPSVTGQELMELDDGPSNAVILHEDKQYYPTAEQVYGADVETRVEEEDAQPLTEPIIAPVEQKKFNIEEVDLPPVYFDREFMADLMNFPEQTRNIALAGHLHHGKTAFMDMLVLETHDITDRLERRVGKKRDEALRYTDVHMLERERGISIKAAPMSLVLQSTKGKSHLFNIIDTPGHVNFVDEVAAASRLVDGVCLVVDVVEGVQVNTEQIIKHAVLEDIPLTLIINKVDRLILELKLPPKDAYFKLKHVVEEVNTVIANTIPTKAASRRLSPEKGNVLFACTDMGWCFTLPSFAKMYTDTFGDINAEEFAKRLWGDVYYNPKKRNFTRKPAEDRSARSFVHFVLEPIYKIFTHSISDSPEQLKLVLASLGIELKPSQYKADANVILKLVCEQFFGPSSGFVDMVVKHIPSPTEGAQRLLERYYTGPLDTKVAESMKACNQDGPLVVHVTKLFNTSDAKSFYSFGRVLSGTARPGDAVRVLGEGYSLDDEEDMTMASIAEVFIAETRYNIPTDGVPAGNLVLLGGVDNSIVKSATIVPPKLEDDEDAFIFRPVTHFTESVLKVAVEPINPSELPKMLDGLRKVQKSYPLINTKVEESGEHIILGTGELYMDCVLHDLRRLYADMDIKVSDPVTRFCETVVETSATKCYAITPNKKNKITMVAEQLEKGISTDIETGAVRIRDPVRKTAKFFEENHGWDKLAARSIWAFGPDEMGPNILQDDTLPTEVDKKLLNTVKESIRQGFSWATREGPLCEEPIRNTKFKVTDVVLANEAIFRGGGQIIPTSRRACYSSFLMASPRLMEPVYSVSVTGPEDSYMEVYNVLARRRGHVLSDGPVAGTPLYRVNGLLPVIDSFGFETDLRIKTQGGSMVSLVFDSWSIVPGDPLDRDQVTRPLQPASAQATARDFVLKTRRRKGLSEDVSVKTFLEPEFYQSLMESGMLGDA, from the exons ATGGATGACCTCTACGATGA GTTCGGAAACTTCATTGGGGAGGAGGTTGAGTCTGAGGAAGCGTCcgaggctggagaagaggcggGCGACTATACATACGACGATGAGCACGAGGGGGCGCCCAGTGTTACTGGACAGGAGCTTATGGAGCTCGATG ATGGACCTTCGAATGCCGTCATTCTCCATGAGGACAAGCAATACTACCCCACCGCTGAGCAGGTGTACGGCGCCGACGTCGAGACGCGAGtagaggaggaagatgcgCAGCCTCTAACGGAACCCATCATTGCGCCAGTCGAGCAGAAGAAGTTCAACATCGAGGAGGTCGACCTGCCGCCCGTCTACTTCGATCGCGAGTTCATGGCCGATTTGATGAACTTTCCCGAGCAAACAAGGAACATTGCGCTGGCTGGCCACCTACACCACGGAAAGACGGCGTTTATGGACATGCTTGTCCTAGAGACTCATGACATCACCGATAGGCTTGAGCGGAGAGTGGGCAAGAAGCGTGATGAGGCCCTACGATACACCGATGTCCACATGTTGGAGCGAGAGCGGGGAATTTCCATCAAAGCTGCACCCATGAGCCTTGTTCTCCAGAGCACCAAGGGAAAGTCGCACCTCTTCAACATCATTGATACCCCTGGCCACGTCAACTTTGTAGACGAGGTGGCAGCGGCCTCTAGGCTGGTGGACGGCGTGTGTCTAGTCGTGGATGTGGTTGAAGGTGTCCAGGTCAACACTGAACAGATCATCAAGCACGCTGTTCTGGAAGACATTCCTCTCacgctcatcatcaacaaagtAGATCGGTTGATCCTGGAGCTGAAGCTACCTCCCAAGGACGCCTacttcaagctcaagcatGTTGTAGAAGAGGTCAACACAGTCATCGCCAACACCATCCCAACCAAAGCAGCCTCACGACGACTAAGTCCTGAGAAGGGCAACGTTCTATTTGCCTGCACGGACATGGGATGGTGCTTCACACTGCCCTCCTTTGCCAAGATGTACACGGACACCTTTGGCGACATCAACGCGGAAGAGTTTGCCAAGCGACTATGGGGAGATGTTTACTATAAcccaaagaagagaaacttCACCCGCAAACCGGCAGAAGATAGATCTGCTAGATCCTTTGTGCACTTCGTTCTCGAACCCATCTACAAAATCTTCACCCACTCTATCAGTGATAGCCCCGAGCAGCTGAAGCTAGTCTTGGCTTCGCTTGGCATTGAGCTGAAGCCATCACAGTACAAGGCAGATGCAAATGTCATCCTCAAGCTGGTATGTGAGCAGTTCTTCGGCCCTTCATCGGGCTTCGTCGACATGGTTGTAAAGCACATCCCGTCGCCAACAGAGGGCGCACAACGGTTGCTGGAGCGATACTACACCGGTCCTCTGGATACAAAGGTTGCGGAGTCAATGAAGGCATGCAACCAAGACGGCCCCTTGGTAGTTCACGTCACAAAGCTCTTCAACACCTCAGACGCAAAGAGCTTCTACTCGTTTGGTCGTGTTCTGAGCGGTACAGCCCGACCTGGTGATGCGGTGAGAGTTCTCGGCGAAGGCTATTCCctcgatgacgaagaagacatgACAATGGCCTCCATTGCCGAAGTATTTATTGCAGAGACAAGATACAACATTCCTACAGACGGTGTCCCGGCAGGTAACTTGGTACTGCTGGGCGGCGTAGACAACTCAATTGTTAAATCTGCGACAATCGTCCCTCCCAAgctggaggatgatgaagatgccttCATCTTTAGACCTGTCACTCATTTTACTGAATCTGTTCTCAAAGTGGCTGTCGAGCCTATCAACCCCTCCGAGCTCCCCAAGATGCTTGACGGACTACGCAAAGTCCAAAAGTCATACCCCCTCATCAACACAAAAGTCGAAGAATCTGGCGAGCACATCATCCTGGGAACCGGAGAGCTCTACATGGACTGCGTTCTGCACGATCTGCGGCGATTATACGCCGACATGGATATCAAAGTATCAGATCCGGTAACAAGATTCTGTGAGACCGTGGTGGAGACTTCGGCGACAAAATGCTACGCCATCACGccgaacaagaagaacaaaatcACCATGGTGgcggagcagctggagaagggcaTATCCACGGATATCGAGACGGGTGCTGTCAGAATACGGGATCCAGTACGGAAAACGGCCAAATTCTTTGAAGAGAACCACGGCTGGGACAAACTGGCAGCCAGAAGTATCTGGGCGTTCGGCCCTGACGAGATGGGGCCCAATATCCTCCAGGACGACACCCTGCCTACTGAG GTCgacaagaagctgctgaataCTGTGAAAGAGTCCATCAGACAGGGTTTCAGCTGGGCCACTCGTGAAGGTCCCCTCTGTGAAGAGC CCATCCGTAACACCAAATTCAAGGTCACAGACGTGGTCTTGGCCAACGAGGCCATTTTCCGCGGCGGTGGTCAAATCATTCCCACTTCTCGCAGAGCATGCTACTCATCCTTCCTCATGGCTTCTCCTCGTCTAATGGAGCCCGTCTACTCCGTGTCAGTCACTGGGCCGGAAGACTCTTACATGGAGGTCTACAATGTGCTCGCAAGACGTAGAGGCCACGTCCTGTCCGATGGCCCTGTCGCTGGCACACCCCTCTATCGCGTAAACGGCCTTCTCCCCGTCATTGATAGCTTTGGCTTCGAGACGGATTTACGTATCAAGACACAGGGTGGCTCCATGGTCAGCTTGGTGTTTGACAGCTGGAGCATCGTGCCCGGCGACCCGCTTGACAGAGACCAAGTCACCAGACCGCTTCAGCCTGCTTCTGCGCAGGCCACGGCCAGAGACTTTGTGCTCAAGACGAGGAGGCGCAAGGGTCTCAGTGAGGATGTTAGCGTCAAGACGTTCTTGGAGCCGGAATTCTACCAGAGCCTGATGGAGAGCGGGATGCTCGGTGACGCGTAG
- a CDS encoding nicotinate phosphoribosyltransferase (NAPRTase) family domain-containing protein encodes MDFNSSSPFPEGVISFLDTDLYKLTMQCAVFKFFKDVPVTYAFTNRTPDKRLSRAAFKWLEEQIRKLGNISLSDEEYRFLQEHCKYLTADYLEFLKEFRLRPREQVLTTFSPIGDDSGSDSDVGDVHMEIKGTWSDTILYEIPILALTSEAYFRFMDTDWNYEGQEEKAFEKGLRLLEAGCTTSEFGTRRRRDYHTQALVFRGLVKASKEATAKSFPGKLTGTSNVHLAMRFGIPPVGTVAHEWFMGIAAITNDYTKATEEALRHWVSAFGTNLSIALTDTFVDGGFGAEIFQKADGSMKTYAEMFAGVRQDSGDPAEYVKLLRDYYDGQGIKDKKIIVFSDSLNIDRCLEYLEVSQKYGFQPTFGVGTYLTNDFTHLKTGTKSVPLNIVIKLSSAAGRPAVKISDNAGKNTGDKETVQKVKQQIGYVEQEWKDGDETARWGREEDSKA; translated from the exons ATGGATTTCAACAGCTCGTCGCCCTTTCCCGAGGGAGTCATCTCCTTCCTCGACACGGATCTGTATAAGCTGACGATGCAATGCGCCGTCttcaagttcttcaaggaCGTGCCCGTGACCTATGCCTTTACTAACAGAACCCCCGACAAGAGGCTCTCCAGGGCTGCTTTCAAGTGGTTAGAGGAGCAGATCCGAA AGCTCGGCAACATCTCCCTGTCTGACGAAGAGTACCGATTCCTGCAGGAGCACTGCAAGTATCTGACTGCTGACTACCTCGAATTCCTCAAGGAGTTCCGGCTGCGACCTCGAGAGCAGGTTCTGACAACCTTCAGCCCCATCGGGGATGACTCGGGCTCGGATTCAGACGTTGGCGACGTCCACATGGAGATCAAGGGCACGTGGTCCGACACAATTCTATATGAGATCCCCATTTTGGCGCTGACATCTGAGGCCTATTTCCGCTTCATGGACACGGATTGGAACTACGAAggacaagaggaaaaggctTTTGAAAAGGGACTGCGCCTACTGGAGGCTGGGTGCACCACCTCCGAGTTTGGAACCCGTAGACGCCGCGATTACCACACCCAGGCCCTAGTGTTTCGCGGTTTAGTCAAGGCATCCAAGGAAGCGACCGCAAAGAGCTTTCCTGGAAAGCTGACGGGAACGAGCAATGTTCACCTGGCTATGCGATTTGGCATCCCTCCTGTCGGAACTGTAGCTCATGAGTGGTTTATGGGAATTGCCGCCATAACCAACGACTACACCAAGGCAACAGAAGAGGCCCTGCGCCACTGGGTCAGCGCTTTTGGCACCAACCTGTCCATTGCTCTGACAGATACCTTTG TCGACGGCGGATTCGGCGCTGAAATTTTCCAGAAGGCCGACGGAAGCATGAAGACATACGCCGAAATGTTTGCGGGAGTGCGACAAGACTCAGGCGATCCAGCCGAATATGTCAAGCTTCTACGTGATTACTATGATGGACAAGGTATCAAGGATAAGAAGATCATTGTGTTTTCTGACTCACTCAACATCGACCGCTGCTTGGAGTATTTGGAAGTGTCCCAAAAGTACGGCTTTCAGCCTACATTTGGTGTTGGCACCTATCTAACAAACGACTTTACGCACCTCAAGACTGGCACAAAGTCTGTGCCACTGAACATTGTCATtaagctcagctcagctgctgGTCGGCCAGCCGTTAAGATTAG TGACAATGCCGGTAAAAACACTGGTGATAAGGAGACGGTCCAAAAGGTCAAGCAGCAGATTGGCTATGTGGAACAAGAGTGGAAAGACGGTGACGAGACTGCACGATggggcagagaagaagattccaAAGCGTAA